Proteins found in one Hemibagrus wyckioides isolate EC202008001 linkage group LG23, SWU_Hwy_1.0, whole genome shotgun sequence genomic segment:
- the LOC131344063 gene encoding centrosome and spindle pole-associated protein 1 isoform X2, producing MVAESGYMPYMEMKSSFAQNTEESPGKSTSKAKQNKDEGYGLSLQLGEEYERKKQKLKEELRLDYRRYASEKQNVNVTEPISQAQTLSLPTRERRSTKNKLQDERTKDYSPLIRGDEEMEKMRRTSNAPQPRGKDHFIPTASYRPSFSPKPRGRKSPERLQYSRRDNPTERVPYAAPMPARRGEDTPRRWQRRSRRERYSSDEELNSEEEEEQEELELLQKRRPRHRPEPALAGRRHKKHQHRANRFTQENREAEEPTVNEEDHQEENRRTPLAPIKANPLAPAQARAANKRNMTDFSTGLMIGAAEGEEAVQRRKERYRQELLEQIAEQRKNKKKEKELELRVAATGAIDPEKECQQKQPDRIKQFGAVRREHEGRRRDAPYKPGMGLDTLGADVDKRTQEVEREPPEKPRVAFQSPILEYGTAMGHMGTAASTGVGNHGISAFNENFHKDLSGTIGEMVAPRVARAAPPLAPVLAEAYSTPYDEAYYYYGARNPLDPHLTYYGPPAVHPPPNLPARAFTSVLQPPAGVFAQPAPHGISPSGIGIGANPDRHQQSKDHTLSYKEALKQQIEERQERKRREREEKERYEAKLEAEMKAYEPWGRGGAGAPLRDDRGNLISDLKRMHRTNKEAYVNPESFNKRAIASVDWTEATSRAEDKDFSSHRASDNKVSSFTRPSPHARGNVFSELPTPQQLRDQERYKESLKQQIEEKRRMEAERRERLRLEEEKEEKRLAEERAQMQRQFEEEQEKERRKEMELNARNQESIRRAEERRREAEKKGKEEEEKANEALKQQYEQEKQARLEQEFRTRSPPIPTIQKKLGHQITPRPPSVESQRSTTAYSVRSISTPQSPPVPARRNQIRAAEERQDVIRKLSFMRRHLRSEQKRLEGQLEHSDREDTQTPLKNRHRTQPLLNPFDLARLRMQMPVRRPPSNTRALNNQIIQDFNQLKYRDSESREEMRQAYPEPPTDEASLEVQQQALLREQQRRLNNMQSARAVDYFDLSSPMKPAPRQRDGYVEEAGRNTLLESESAFIDANGYSLPITPRSDRLSARERRRRARKTDYSNDGETPSGERNIYSLGSANSFQLDRFRELNQRRMRALDDMSEKDRRSGQISADEGDDLWQQTPSPPPARRVSTTTVATEAWLRPGTTETLKKLMAGRRPSSRSLPRDERDTPSTYHG from the exons ATGGTGGCAGAGAGTGGATACATGCCTTATATGGAAATGAAG TCAAGCTTCGCTCAAAATACAGAGGAGTCTCCTGGCAAAAGCACATCAAAAGCCAAACAGAATAAAG ATGAAGGATACGGTTTAAGTTTGCAGCTGGGAGAGGAGTATGAGAGGAAGAAGCAAAAGCTGAAGGAAGAGCTTCGCCTGGATTACAGGCGCTATGCGTCCGAG AAACAAAATGTCAATGTCACTGAGCCGATCTCTCAAGCCCAGACACTGTCTCTTCCCACAAGAGAGAGAAGATCTACTAaa AACAAGTTGCAGGATGAGAGGACTAAGGACTACAGTCCGTTAATCCGTGGAGACGAGGAAATGGAGAAGATGAGAAGAACTTCGAACGCTCCACAG CCCCGTGGAAAAGATCATTTCATCCCTACAGCCTCATACCGTCCATCGTTTTCTCCAAAACCTCGAGGACGCAAGAGTCCAGAGAGGCTCCAATATTCCAGGAGAGACAACCCGACTGAACGTGTGCCTTACGCTGCCCCGATGCCAGCGCGAAGAGGTGAGGACACGCCCAGACGCTGGCAGAGGAGGTCCAGGAGGGAGCGCTACAGCTCCGATGAGGAACTGAactctgaggaggaggaggaacaaGAGGAGCTTGAGCTCCTGCAGAAGCGGAGGCCCAGACATCGACCTGAGCCTGCGCTAGCTGGCAGGAGacacaaaaaacaccaacacagagctaaTAG GTTTACTCAGGAGAATAGAGAAGCGGAGGAACCTACTGTTAATGAAGAGGACCATCAAGAGGAAAACAGGCGGACTCCGCTGGCACCGATTAAAGCCAA TCCATTAGCGCCAGCGCAAGCCAGAGCTGCTAACAAGAGGAACATGACCGATTTCTCTACAGGACTTATGATCG GGGCTGCTGAGGGAGAGGAAGCTGTTCAGAGGAGAAAGGAGCGCTATAGACAGGAGCTGCTGGAGCAAATAGCTGAACAGCGCAAGAATAAGAAAAA AGAAAAGGAGCTCGAATTGAGAGTTGCTGCTACAGGAGCTATTGACCCAGAGAAAGAG TGCCAACAGAAGCAG CCTGACAGGATTAAACAGTTTGGTGCTGTAAGGAGGGAGCATGAAGGCAGGAGGCGGGATGCGCCTTACAAGCCCGGAATGGGACTGGACACCCTCGGGGCAGACGTGGACAAAAGGACACAGGAAGTAGAAAGAGAGCCGCCTGAGAAACCCCGCGTGGCCTTCCAGTCTCCTATTCTTGAATATGGCACCGCCATGGGGCACATGGGTACCGCGGCAAGCACCGGAGTCGGAAACCACGGCATTTCGGCCTTCAACGAAAACTTTCACAAAGACCTCTCAGGAACTATCGGAGAAATGGTTGCCCCCAG AGTCGCAAGAGCCGCTCCTCCACTGGCACCCGTCCTCGCTGAGGCATACAGCACTCCATACGATGAAGCCTACTATTACTATGGAGCCAGGAATCCCCTAGACCCTCATCTGACATACT acggACCTCCAGCAGTGCACCCACCACCTAATCTCCCAGCCAGAGCATTTACATCTGTCCTTCAGCCTCCTGCTGGAGTCTTTGCACA ACCGGCTCCACATGGCATTTCTCCTTCTGGAATTGGGATTGGAGCAAATCCTGACCGGCACCAACAATCCAAGGACCATACTCTAAGCTACAAGGAGGCACTTAAACAACAG ATTGAAGAGAGGCAGGAAAGGAAGAGACGCGAGAGGGAGGAGAAGGAAAGGTACGAGGCTAAACTGGAGGCAGAGATGAAAGCCTACGAGCCGTGGGGAAGAGGAGGCGCTGGGGCTCCACTCAGGGATGACCGAGGAAACCTCATCA GTGATCTAAAGCGTATGCACAGAACCAACAAGGAGGCGTATGTGAATCCAGAATCCTTTAACAAAAGAGCCATAGCATCAGTGGATTGGACCGAAGCTACATCAAGGGCAGAGGATAAGGATTTTTCTTCACACAGAGCATCAGATAACAAAG TTTCCTCCTTCACCCGGCCCTCGCCTCACGCTCGAGGAAACGTGTTCAGTGAGCTCCCGACGCCACAGCAGCTCCGCGACCAGGAGAGATACAAGGAAAGTCTGAAACAGCAG ATAGAGGAGAAGCGGAGGATGGaggcagagaggagagagaggctgaggctggaggaggagaaggaggagaagaggcTGGCTGAAGAGAGAGCACAAATGCAGAGGCAGTTTgaggaggaacaggagaagGAAAGACGCAAGGAAATGGAG CTAAACGCCCGGAACCAGGAGTCGATCCGTCGAGCCGAGGAGCGGCGCAGAGAGGCCGAAAAGAAggggaaggaggaggaagagaaggcgAACGAGGCATTGAAGCAGCAGTACGAGCAGGAAAAGCAAGCCAGACTGGAACAG GAATTCAGGACTCGTTCACCACCCATCCCTACAATTCAAAAGAAACTGGGCCACCAGATTACTCCCAGACCGCCTTCAGTCGAGAGCCAACGGTCAACTACAGCTTACTCT GTTCGGTCTATTTCCACTCCCCAGTCTCCACCTGTTCCTGCACGGAGGAACCAGATCAGAGCAGCAG aggaacGGCAAGATGTGATCAGGAAGTTATCATTCATGCGTCGACACCTCAGAAGTGAGCAGAAACGACTTGAAGGGCAGCTAGAACATTCGGACAGAGAGGATACGCAAACTCCCTTAAAAAACAG gcacaGAACACAACCTCTGTTGAACCCCTTTGACCTGGCCAGGCTGCGGATGCAGATGCCTGTAAGGAGacctccatcaaacaccagagcACTGAACAATCAGATCATACAGGACTTCAACCAGCTCAAGTACAGAG ACAGCGAGTCTCGTGAAGAAATGAGGCAGGCGTATCCTGAACCACCCACTGACGAGGCCAGCCTGGAAGTCCAGCAGCAGGCTCTGCTCCGAGAGCAACAGCGCCGACTCAACAACATGCAAAGCGCCAGAGCCGTCG ATTACTTTGACCTGTCATCTCCCATGAAGCCCGCTCCTCGTCAG AGGGACGGCTATGTGGAAGAGGCTGGGAGAAACACGCTTTTAGAGTCCGAGAGTGCTTTTATCG ATGCTAATGGTTATTCCTTACCAATAACACCGCGCTCTGATCGCCTCTCTGCTAGAGAGAGAAGACGGCGTGCCAGGAAAACGGACTACTCCAAT GATGGAGAGACTCCCAGCGGAGAGAGGAACATCTATTCTCTGGGCTCAGCAAACAGCTTCCAGCTGGACCGATTCCGAGAACTGAACCAGCGCAGGATGAGAGCGTTGGATGACATGAGCGAGAAGGACCGGAgatcag GACAAATATCTGCTGACGAAGGAGATGACCTTTGGCAACAGACTCCATCTCCACCCCCTGCCCGCCGGGTTTCCACAACAACAGTCGCCACGGAGGCCTGGCTGCGCCCCGGCACCACAGAGACGCTCAAGAAGCTGATGGCGGGTCGAAGGCCGTCCAGCCGCAGCCTGCCAAGAGACGAACGGGACACGCCGTCCACTTACCACGGCTAG
- the LOC131344063 gene encoding centrosome and spindle pole-associated protein 1 isoform X1, translating to MVAESGYMPYMEMKSSFAQNTEESPGKSTSKAKQNKDEGYGLSLQLGEEYERKKQKLKEELRLDYRRYASEKQNVNVTEPISQAQTLSLPTRERRSTKNKLQDERTKDYSPLIRGDEEMEKMRRTSNAPQPRGKDHFIPTASYRPSFSPKPRGRKSPERLQYSRRDNPTERVPYAAPMPARRGEDTPRRWQRRSRRERYSSDEELNSEEEEEQEELELLQKRRPRHRPEPALAGRRHKKHQHRANRFTQENREAEEPTVNEEDHQEENRRTPLAPIKANPLAPAQARAANKRNMTDFSTGLMIGAAEGEEAVQRRKERYRQELLEQIAEQRKNKKKEKELELRVAATGAIDPEKEYMTVYLPGLPQPDRIKQFGAVRREHEGRRRDAPYKPGMGLDTLGADVDKRTQEVEREPPEKPRVAFQSPILEYGTAMGHMGTAASTGVGNHGISAFNENFHKDLSGTIGEMVAPRVARAAPPLAPVLAEAYSTPYDEAYYYYGARNPLDPHLTYYGPPAVHPPPNLPARAFTSVLQPPAGVFAQPAPHGISPSGIGIGANPDRHQQSKDHTLSYKEALKQQIEERQERKRREREEKERYEAKLEAEMKAYEPWGRGGAGAPLRDDRGNLISDLKRMHRTNKEAYVNPESFNKRAIASVDWTEATSRAEDKDFSSHRASDNKVSSFTRPSPHARGNVFSELPTPQQLRDQERYKESLKQQIEEKRRMEAERRERLRLEEEKEEKRLAEERAQMQRQFEEEQEKERRKEMELNARNQESIRRAEERRREAEKKGKEEEEKANEALKQQYEQEKQARLEQEFRTRSPPIPTIQKKLGHQITPRPPSVESQRSTTAYSVRSISTPQSPPVPARRNQIRAAEERQDVIRKLSFMRRHLRSEQKRLEGQLEHSDREDTQTPLKNRHRTQPLLNPFDLARLRMQMPVRRPPSNTRALNNQIIQDFNQLKYRDSESREEMRQAYPEPPTDEASLEVQQQALLREQQRRLNNMQSARAVDYFDLSSPMKPAPRQRDGYVEEAGRNTLLESESAFIDANGYSLPITPRSDRLSARERRRRARKTDYSNDGETPSGERNIYSLGSANSFQLDRFRELNQRRMRALDDMSEKDRRSGQISADEGDDLWQQTPSPPPARRVSTTTVATEAWLRPGTTETLKKLMAGRRPSSRSLPRDERDTPSTYHG from the exons ATGGTGGCAGAGAGTGGATACATGCCTTATATGGAAATGAAG TCAAGCTTCGCTCAAAATACAGAGGAGTCTCCTGGCAAAAGCACATCAAAAGCCAAACAGAATAAAG ATGAAGGATACGGTTTAAGTTTGCAGCTGGGAGAGGAGTATGAGAGGAAGAAGCAAAAGCTGAAGGAAGAGCTTCGCCTGGATTACAGGCGCTATGCGTCCGAG AAACAAAATGTCAATGTCACTGAGCCGATCTCTCAAGCCCAGACACTGTCTCTTCCCACAAGAGAGAGAAGATCTACTAaa AACAAGTTGCAGGATGAGAGGACTAAGGACTACAGTCCGTTAATCCGTGGAGACGAGGAAATGGAGAAGATGAGAAGAACTTCGAACGCTCCACAG CCCCGTGGAAAAGATCATTTCATCCCTACAGCCTCATACCGTCCATCGTTTTCTCCAAAACCTCGAGGACGCAAGAGTCCAGAGAGGCTCCAATATTCCAGGAGAGACAACCCGACTGAACGTGTGCCTTACGCTGCCCCGATGCCAGCGCGAAGAGGTGAGGACACGCCCAGACGCTGGCAGAGGAGGTCCAGGAGGGAGCGCTACAGCTCCGATGAGGAACTGAactctgaggaggaggaggaacaaGAGGAGCTTGAGCTCCTGCAGAAGCGGAGGCCCAGACATCGACCTGAGCCTGCGCTAGCTGGCAGGAGacacaaaaaacaccaacacagagctaaTAG GTTTACTCAGGAGAATAGAGAAGCGGAGGAACCTACTGTTAATGAAGAGGACCATCAAGAGGAAAACAGGCGGACTCCGCTGGCACCGATTAAAGCCAA TCCATTAGCGCCAGCGCAAGCCAGAGCTGCTAACAAGAGGAACATGACCGATTTCTCTACAGGACTTATGATCG GGGCTGCTGAGGGAGAGGAAGCTGTTCAGAGGAGAAAGGAGCGCTATAGACAGGAGCTGCTGGAGCAAATAGCTGAACAGCGCAAGAATAAGAAAAA AGAAAAGGAGCTCGAATTGAGAGTTGCTGCTACAGGAGCTATTGACCCAGAGAAAGAG TATATGACCGTGTACCTACCTGGTCTCCCACAGCCTGACAGGATTAAACAGTTTGGTGCTGTAAGGAGGGAGCATGAAGGCAGGAGGCGGGATGCGCCTTACAAGCCCGGAATGGGACTGGACACCCTCGGGGCAGACGTGGACAAAAGGACACAGGAAGTAGAAAGAGAGCCGCCTGAGAAACCCCGCGTGGCCTTCCAGTCTCCTATTCTTGAATATGGCACCGCCATGGGGCACATGGGTACCGCGGCAAGCACCGGAGTCGGAAACCACGGCATTTCGGCCTTCAACGAAAACTTTCACAAAGACCTCTCAGGAACTATCGGAGAAATGGTTGCCCCCAG AGTCGCAAGAGCCGCTCCTCCACTGGCACCCGTCCTCGCTGAGGCATACAGCACTCCATACGATGAAGCCTACTATTACTATGGAGCCAGGAATCCCCTAGACCCTCATCTGACATACT acggACCTCCAGCAGTGCACCCACCACCTAATCTCCCAGCCAGAGCATTTACATCTGTCCTTCAGCCTCCTGCTGGAGTCTTTGCACA ACCGGCTCCACATGGCATTTCTCCTTCTGGAATTGGGATTGGAGCAAATCCTGACCGGCACCAACAATCCAAGGACCATACTCTAAGCTACAAGGAGGCACTTAAACAACAG ATTGAAGAGAGGCAGGAAAGGAAGAGACGCGAGAGGGAGGAGAAGGAAAGGTACGAGGCTAAACTGGAGGCAGAGATGAAAGCCTACGAGCCGTGGGGAAGAGGAGGCGCTGGGGCTCCACTCAGGGATGACCGAGGAAACCTCATCA GTGATCTAAAGCGTATGCACAGAACCAACAAGGAGGCGTATGTGAATCCAGAATCCTTTAACAAAAGAGCCATAGCATCAGTGGATTGGACCGAAGCTACATCAAGGGCAGAGGATAAGGATTTTTCTTCACACAGAGCATCAGATAACAAAG TTTCCTCCTTCACCCGGCCCTCGCCTCACGCTCGAGGAAACGTGTTCAGTGAGCTCCCGACGCCACAGCAGCTCCGCGACCAGGAGAGATACAAGGAAAGTCTGAAACAGCAG ATAGAGGAGAAGCGGAGGATGGaggcagagaggagagagaggctgaggctggaggaggagaaggaggagaagaggcTGGCTGAAGAGAGAGCACAAATGCAGAGGCAGTTTgaggaggaacaggagaagGAAAGACGCAAGGAAATGGAG CTAAACGCCCGGAACCAGGAGTCGATCCGTCGAGCCGAGGAGCGGCGCAGAGAGGCCGAAAAGAAggggaaggaggaggaagagaaggcgAACGAGGCATTGAAGCAGCAGTACGAGCAGGAAAAGCAAGCCAGACTGGAACAG GAATTCAGGACTCGTTCACCACCCATCCCTACAATTCAAAAGAAACTGGGCCACCAGATTACTCCCAGACCGCCTTCAGTCGAGAGCCAACGGTCAACTACAGCTTACTCT GTTCGGTCTATTTCCACTCCCCAGTCTCCACCTGTTCCTGCACGGAGGAACCAGATCAGAGCAGCAG aggaacGGCAAGATGTGATCAGGAAGTTATCATTCATGCGTCGACACCTCAGAAGTGAGCAGAAACGACTTGAAGGGCAGCTAGAACATTCGGACAGAGAGGATACGCAAACTCCCTTAAAAAACAG gcacaGAACACAACCTCTGTTGAACCCCTTTGACCTGGCCAGGCTGCGGATGCAGATGCCTGTAAGGAGacctccatcaaacaccagagcACTGAACAATCAGATCATACAGGACTTCAACCAGCTCAAGTACAGAG ACAGCGAGTCTCGTGAAGAAATGAGGCAGGCGTATCCTGAACCACCCACTGACGAGGCCAGCCTGGAAGTCCAGCAGCAGGCTCTGCTCCGAGAGCAACAGCGCCGACTCAACAACATGCAAAGCGCCAGAGCCGTCG ATTACTTTGACCTGTCATCTCCCATGAAGCCCGCTCCTCGTCAG AGGGACGGCTATGTGGAAGAGGCTGGGAGAAACACGCTTTTAGAGTCCGAGAGTGCTTTTATCG ATGCTAATGGTTATTCCTTACCAATAACACCGCGCTCTGATCGCCTCTCTGCTAGAGAGAGAAGACGGCGTGCCAGGAAAACGGACTACTCCAAT GATGGAGAGACTCCCAGCGGAGAGAGGAACATCTATTCTCTGGGCTCAGCAAACAGCTTCCAGCTGGACCGATTCCGAGAACTGAACCAGCGCAGGATGAGAGCGTTGGATGACATGAGCGAGAAGGACCGGAgatcag GACAAATATCTGCTGACGAAGGAGATGACCTTTGGCAACAGACTCCATCTCCACCCCCTGCCCGCCGGGTTTCCACAACAACAGTCGCCACGGAGGCCTGGCTGCGCCCCGGCACCACAGAGACGCTCAAGAAGCTGATGGCGGGTCGAAGGCCGTCCAGCCGCAGCCTGCCAAGAGACGAACGGGACACGCCGTCCACTTACCACGGCTAG
- the LOC131344063 gene encoding centrosome and spindle pole-associated protein 1 isoform X3: MVAESGYMPYMEMKSSFAQNTEESPGKSTSKAKQNKDEGYGLSLQLGEEYERKKQKLKEELRLDYRRYASEKQNVNVTEPISQAQTLSLPTRERRSTKNKLQDERTKDYSPLIRGDEEMEKMRRTSNAPQPRGKDHFIPTASYRPSFSPKPRGRKSPERLQYSRRDNPTERVPYAAPMPARRGEDTPRRWQRRSRRERYSSDEELNSEEEEEQEELELLQKRRPRHRPEPALAGRRHKKHQHRANRFTQENREAEEPTVNEEDHQEENRRTPLAPIKANPLAPAQARAANKRNMTDFSTGLMIGAAEGEEAVQRRKERYRQELLEQIAEQRKNKKKEKELELRVAATGAIDPEKEPDRIKQFGAVRREHEGRRRDAPYKPGMGLDTLGADVDKRTQEVEREPPEKPRVAFQSPILEYGTAMGHMGTAASTGVGNHGISAFNENFHKDLSGTIGEMVAPRVARAAPPLAPVLAEAYSTPYDEAYYYYGARNPLDPHLTYYGPPAVHPPPNLPARAFTSVLQPPAGVFAQPAPHGISPSGIGIGANPDRHQQSKDHTLSYKEALKQQIEERQERKRREREEKERYEAKLEAEMKAYEPWGRGGAGAPLRDDRGNLISDLKRMHRTNKEAYVNPESFNKRAIASVDWTEATSRAEDKDFSSHRASDNKVSSFTRPSPHARGNVFSELPTPQQLRDQERYKESLKQQIEEKRRMEAERRERLRLEEEKEEKRLAEERAQMQRQFEEEQEKERRKEMELNARNQESIRRAEERRREAEKKGKEEEEKANEALKQQYEQEKQARLEQEFRTRSPPIPTIQKKLGHQITPRPPSVESQRSTTAYSVRSISTPQSPPVPARRNQIRAAEERQDVIRKLSFMRRHLRSEQKRLEGQLEHSDREDTQTPLKNRHRTQPLLNPFDLARLRMQMPVRRPPSNTRALNNQIIQDFNQLKYRDSESREEMRQAYPEPPTDEASLEVQQQALLREQQRRLNNMQSARAVDYFDLSSPMKPAPRQRDGYVEEAGRNTLLESESAFIDANGYSLPITPRSDRLSARERRRRARKTDYSNDGETPSGERNIYSLGSANSFQLDRFRELNQRRMRALDDMSEKDRRSGQISADEGDDLWQQTPSPPPARRVSTTTVATEAWLRPGTTETLKKLMAGRRPSSRSLPRDERDTPSTYHG; the protein is encoded by the exons ATGGTGGCAGAGAGTGGATACATGCCTTATATGGAAATGAAG TCAAGCTTCGCTCAAAATACAGAGGAGTCTCCTGGCAAAAGCACATCAAAAGCCAAACAGAATAAAG ATGAAGGATACGGTTTAAGTTTGCAGCTGGGAGAGGAGTATGAGAGGAAGAAGCAAAAGCTGAAGGAAGAGCTTCGCCTGGATTACAGGCGCTATGCGTCCGAG AAACAAAATGTCAATGTCACTGAGCCGATCTCTCAAGCCCAGACACTGTCTCTTCCCACAAGAGAGAGAAGATCTACTAaa AACAAGTTGCAGGATGAGAGGACTAAGGACTACAGTCCGTTAATCCGTGGAGACGAGGAAATGGAGAAGATGAGAAGAACTTCGAACGCTCCACAG CCCCGTGGAAAAGATCATTTCATCCCTACAGCCTCATACCGTCCATCGTTTTCTCCAAAACCTCGAGGACGCAAGAGTCCAGAGAGGCTCCAATATTCCAGGAGAGACAACCCGACTGAACGTGTGCCTTACGCTGCCCCGATGCCAGCGCGAAGAGGTGAGGACACGCCCAGACGCTGGCAGAGGAGGTCCAGGAGGGAGCGCTACAGCTCCGATGAGGAACTGAactctgaggaggaggaggaacaaGAGGAGCTTGAGCTCCTGCAGAAGCGGAGGCCCAGACATCGACCTGAGCCTGCGCTAGCTGGCAGGAGacacaaaaaacaccaacacagagctaaTAG GTTTACTCAGGAGAATAGAGAAGCGGAGGAACCTACTGTTAATGAAGAGGACCATCAAGAGGAAAACAGGCGGACTCCGCTGGCACCGATTAAAGCCAA TCCATTAGCGCCAGCGCAAGCCAGAGCTGCTAACAAGAGGAACATGACCGATTTCTCTACAGGACTTATGATCG GGGCTGCTGAGGGAGAGGAAGCTGTTCAGAGGAGAAAGGAGCGCTATAGACAGGAGCTGCTGGAGCAAATAGCTGAACAGCGCAAGAATAAGAAAAA AGAAAAGGAGCTCGAATTGAGAGTTGCTGCTACAGGAGCTATTGACCCAGAGAAAGAG CCTGACAGGATTAAACAGTTTGGTGCTGTAAGGAGGGAGCATGAAGGCAGGAGGCGGGATGCGCCTTACAAGCCCGGAATGGGACTGGACACCCTCGGGGCAGACGTGGACAAAAGGACACAGGAAGTAGAAAGAGAGCCGCCTGAGAAACCCCGCGTGGCCTTCCAGTCTCCTATTCTTGAATATGGCACCGCCATGGGGCACATGGGTACCGCGGCAAGCACCGGAGTCGGAAACCACGGCATTTCGGCCTTCAACGAAAACTTTCACAAAGACCTCTCAGGAACTATCGGAGAAATGGTTGCCCCCAG AGTCGCAAGAGCCGCTCCTCCACTGGCACCCGTCCTCGCTGAGGCATACAGCACTCCATACGATGAAGCCTACTATTACTATGGAGCCAGGAATCCCCTAGACCCTCATCTGACATACT acggACCTCCAGCAGTGCACCCACCACCTAATCTCCCAGCCAGAGCATTTACATCTGTCCTTCAGCCTCCTGCTGGAGTCTTTGCACA ACCGGCTCCACATGGCATTTCTCCTTCTGGAATTGGGATTGGAGCAAATCCTGACCGGCACCAACAATCCAAGGACCATACTCTAAGCTACAAGGAGGCACTTAAACAACAG ATTGAAGAGAGGCAGGAAAGGAAGAGACGCGAGAGGGAGGAGAAGGAAAGGTACGAGGCTAAACTGGAGGCAGAGATGAAAGCCTACGAGCCGTGGGGAAGAGGAGGCGCTGGGGCTCCACTCAGGGATGACCGAGGAAACCTCATCA GTGATCTAAAGCGTATGCACAGAACCAACAAGGAGGCGTATGTGAATCCAGAATCCTTTAACAAAAGAGCCATAGCATCAGTGGATTGGACCGAAGCTACATCAAGGGCAGAGGATAAGGATTTTTCTTCACACAGAGCATCAGATAACAAAG TTTCCTCCTTCACCCGGCCCTCGCCTCACGCTCGAGGAAACGTGTTCAGTGAGCTCCCGACGCCACAGCAGCTCCGCGACCAGGAGAGATACAAGGAAAGTCTGAAACAGCAG ATAGAGGAGAAGCGGAGGATGGaggcagagaggagagagaggctgaggctggaggaggagaaggaggagaagaggcTGGCTGAAGAGAGAGCACAAATGCAGAGGCAGTTTgaggaggaacaggagaagGAAAGACGCAAGGAAATGGAG CTAAACGCCCGGAACCAGGAGTCGATCCGTCGAGCCGAGGAGCGGCGCAGAGAGGCCGAAAAGAAggggaaggaggaggaagagaaggcgAACGAGGCATTGAAGCAGCAGTACGAGCAGGAAAAGCAAGCCAGACTGGAACAG GAATTCAGGACTCGTTCACCACCCATCCCTACAATTCAAAAGAAACTGGGCCACCAGATTACTCCCAGACCGCCTTCAGTCGAGAGCCAACGGTCAACTACAGCTTACTCT GTTCGGTCTATTTCCACTCCCCAGTCTCCACCTGTTCCTGCACGGAGGAACCAGATCAGAGCAGCAG aggaacGGCAAGATGTGATCAGGAAGTTATCATTCATGCGTCGACACCTCAGAAGTGAGCAGAAACGACTTGAAGGGCAGCTAGAACATTCGGACAGAGAGGATACGCAAACTCCCTTAAAAAACAG gcacaGAACACAACCTCTGTTGAACCCCTTTGACCTGGCCAGGCTGCGGATGCAGATGCCTGTAAGGAGacctccatcaaacaccagagcACTGAACAATCAGATCATACAGGACTTCAACCAGCTCAAGTACAGAG ACAGCGAGTCTCGTGAAGAAATGAGGCAGGCGTATCCTGAACCACCCACTGACGAGGCCAGCCTGGAAGTCCAGCAGCAGGCTCTGCTCCGAGAGCAACAGCGCCGACTCAACAACATGCAAAGCGCCAGAGCCGTCG ATTACTTTGACCTGTCATCTCCCATGAAGCCCGCTCCTCGTCAG AGGGACGGCTATGTGGAAGAGGCTGGGAGAAACACGCTTTTAGAGTCCGAGAGTGCTTTTATCG ATGCTAATGGTTATTCCTTACCAATAACACCGCGCTCTGATCGCCTCTCTGCTAGAGAGAGAAGACGGCGTGCCAGGAAAACGGACTACTCCAAT GATGGAGAGACTCCCAGCGGAGAGAGGAACATCTATTCTCTGGGCTCAGCAAACAGCTTCCAGCTGGACCGATTCCGAGAACTGAACCAGCGCAGGATGAGAGCGTTGGATGACATGAGCGAGAAGGACCGGAgatcag GACAAATATCTGCTGACGAAGGAGATGACCTTTGGCAACAGACTCCATCTCCACCCCCTGCCCGCCGGGTTTCCACAACAACAGTCGCCACGGAGGCCTGGCTGCGCCCCGGCACCACAGAGACGCTCAAGAAGCTGATGGCGGGTCGAAGGCCGTCCAGCCGCAGCCTGCCAAGAGACGAACGGGACACGCCGTCCACTTACCACGGCTAG